From Bacillus horti, the proteins below share one genomic window:
- a CDS encoding amidohydrolase — MSEQIFFNANVYTLDQQKERATGVYTKNGQILEVGDGEQLKAKYAGFETDLIDVQGGMMIPGLVDSHMHLIAHGMKLRSVDFSSCTDALEMKRMLEEKIAMTAEGEWIIGRGWNENNFADRKIFSKTELDEMTSRHPIFLTRICGHAFLVNSMALAAAGLDQHSPDPVGGKLERDAAGHLTGLLLENAGPMIQQHIPAEMYEELKASLEAAISDCWRTGLVGCHSEDVRYSGGFLQTVKLYDEVLHQDQQLFRVNQLVYFEHIDEMLQAGKKYGDGTAFFDIGAMKIFADGAMGGRSALLSQPYSDDPSKHGVAIHTQQELEQLVQKARTAHLPIAVHTIGDKALDMTLQAIEKHPVLSGQLDRIIHAQVLNPQLIERMQRLALIVDIQPRFVVGDFPWVMERLGEERLPWSYAWKTLLESGLICAGGSDAPIEPIDPLLGLHAAVTRTKPEESFHEGYIPEQKLTPLEALHLFTTGSAKAEQKLHLKGTITPGKLADFTILDQDLFTLPSTQWLKTKVIKTVVHGKVVYEA, encoded by the coding sequence ATGTCAGAACAGATATTTTTTAATGCGAATGTGTATACGCTGGATCAGCAGAAGGAACGAGCAACGGGAGTGTATACGAAAAACGGCCAAATTCTAGAGGTCGGAGATGGAGAACAGCTGAAAGCAAAGTATGCTGGTTTTGAAACTGATTTAATAGATGTCCAAGGAGGAATGATGATTCCTGGTCTTGTTGATTCCCATATGCATTTGATTGCCCATGGGATGAAGCTTCGATCAGTCGATTTTTCCAGCTGTACAGACGCTTTAGAAATGAAACGAATGCTTGAGGAAAAGATCGCCATGACTGCTGAAGGAGAATGGATTATCGGTAGGGGCTGGAATGAAAATAATTTTGCTGACAGGAAAATATTCAGTAAAACTGAATTAGATGAGATGACCTCTAGGCATCCTATTTTTCTGACTCGAATATGCGGACACGCGTTTTTAGTTAATAGTATGGCTCTAGCTGCAGCAGGCCTTGATCAGCACTCGCCTGATCCAGTAGGAGGAAAGCTTGAGAGAGATGCAGCAGGTCATCTGACTGGTCTACTTTTGGAGAATGCGGGACCAATGATTCAACAGCATATTCCTGCGGAAATGTATGAAGAATTAAAGGCTTCTTTGGAAGCAGCTATTTCGGATTGCTGGAGAACAGGGTTAGTAGGCTGTCACTCAGAGGATGTGCGATATTCAGGAGGATTCCTACAAACTGTTAAGCTATATGATGAAGTATTACATCAGGATCAACAGCTTTTTCGAGTGAATCAGCTTGTTTATTTTGAGCATATTGATGAAATGCTTCAAGCTGGAAAGAAGTATGGGGATGGGACAGCTTTCTTTGATATTGGAGCAATGAAAATATTTGCTGACGGAGCAATGGGAGGAAGAAGTGCTTTACTTAGCCAGCCTTATTCGGATGACCCAAGCAAGCATGGGGTAGCCATCCATACACAACAAGAGCTTGAACAATTAGTGCAAAAAGCAAGAACAGCTCATCTACCAATTGCTGTTCATACAATAGGTGATAAGGCTTTGGATATGACCCTCCAAGCCATTGAAAAGCACCCTGTACTTTCAGGGCAACTGGATCGCATTATCCATGCTCAGGTTCTCAATCCTCAGCTTATTGAAAGAATGCAGAGGCTTGCTCTTATTGTTGACATTCAGCCCCGATTCGTAGTTGGAGATTTCCCGTGGGTTATGGAAAGACTAGGTGAGGAGCGTTTACCTTGGAGCTACGCTTGGAAGACACTTTTAGAATCAGGGTTGATTTGTGCGGGTGGATCTGATGCTCCAATTGAACCAATTGATCCGTTACTTGGATTACACGCAGCCGTTACTCGTACAAAACCAGAGGAATCGTTTCACGAGGGGTATATCCCTGAACAAAAGCTAACGCCTCTAGAGGCACTACATCTCTTCACTACAGGGAGCGCTAAGGCTGAGCAGAAGCTTCATTTAAAGGGAACCATTACGCCTGGGAAGCTTGCTGACTTTACTATATTAGATCAAGACTTGTTTACTCTTCCAAGCACACAATGGTTAAAAACAAAGGTGATAAAAACAGTTGTGCATGGAAAGGTAGTCTATGAAGCCTAA
- a CDS encoding DUF2953 domain-containing protein, giving the protein MMLVLVSLLLAFAILCFIFYWTTLEIFIQSKRKGKDNYFHVRIRAWFRLIEYDTEIPIIKLSEDKPGVEYDVKAESPTKKLDEKKISITLSDVVTSFQKLHDFIQKVYGLHIIVKHLLKNVRLKQLEWKSTIGTGDAAETGMLSGLAWGIKASFVGFFASYTTLQCLPNVQVISSFQQKKMDSNFVCMFRLRIGHAILAGIRIALHSRKRRDVKWQSTQFRA; this is encoded by the coding sequence ATGATGCTTGTATTGGTTTCTTTACTTCTAGCCTTTGCCATCTTGTGCTTTATATTTTATTGGACAACACTGGAGATCTTCATTCAGTCCAAACGTAAAGGGAAGGACAATTATTTTCATGTTCGCATCAGAGCATGGTTTCGTCTTATTGAATACGATACTGAGATTCCCATCATTAAGCTTTCTGAGGATAAACCTGGAGTGGAATATGATGTTAAAGCAGAAAGTCCAACAAAGAAACTAGACGAAAAAAAAATCTCCATTACTTTATCAGACGTTGTGACTTCTTTTCAAAAGCTACATGATTTTATTCAAAAGGTGTATGGTCTACATATCATTGTCAAGCATTTACTAAAAAACGTGCGCCTTAAGCAACTAGAGTGGAAATCAACAATTGGTACTGGTGATGCAGCTGAAACTGGGATGTTAAGTGGGTTAGCATGGGGAATAAAAGCAAGCTTTGTTGGTTTTTTCGCATCGTATACAACGCTGCAATGTCTTCCTAATGTACAAGTCATTTCATCTTTTCAACAAAAAAAGATGGACTCCAATTTCGTATGTATGTTTCGCCTAAGGATAGGGCATGCTATTTTAGCAGGAATTCGAATTGCATTACATTCTAGAAAAAGGCGTGATGTGAAATGGCAGAGCACCCAATTCAGGGCTTAA
- the ytfJ gene encoding GerW family sporulation protein — MAEHPIQGLMKTAMENLKEMVDVNTIVGDPVETPDGSVILPVSKVGFGFAAGGSEFVIEGDSSSTLNQNGSSNQDLPFGGGSGGGVSITPVAFLIVNSTGIKMVHIDGQTHLYERVLDSAPHLFEKIQGMLKKDKRGNEPLGRKSHDDDLGI; from the coding sequence ATGGCAGAGCACCCAATTCAGGGCTTAATGAAAACAGCTATGGAAAACCTTAAAGAAATGGTCGACGTGAATACGATCGTTGGCGATCCAGTTGAAACACCGGACGGTAGTGTCATCCTACCCGTTTCAAAAGTTGGCTTTGGCTTTGCAGCAGGGGGTTCAGAGTTCGTAATTGAAGGGGATTCATCTTCTACACTTAACCAAAACGGATCTTCAAACCAAGATCTTCCTTTCGGTGGAGGTAGTGGAGGAGGGGTATCCATTACACCCGTTGCCTTTCTAATCGTTAACTCAACCGGAATCAAAATGGTGCATATTGATGGTCAAACTCACTTATATGAACGAGTATTAGATTCTGCTCCCCATTTGTTCGAAAAGATTCAAGGAATGCTAAAGAAAGACAAAAGAGGGAACGAGCCGCTTGGGCGTAAATCCCACGATGATGATCTAGGTATCTAA
- a CDS encoding class I SAM-dependent methyltransferase, which produces MNQMNQSIELIYSMLDQSSSYMSKQFDKSYLDALIDSAEQLFQQEMLIDMNAEQAAKLQEIYDSFNEEAYSKEEMRRGFQLAVLKGMKEMYTLPGAGVTADSVVMFVGYLAQKFLSAARGSSSEQDKPLVICDPAVGAANLLTGVCNALGIPTIGIGAEVDPTMVRLAYVNTNLQQHETELFHQDGLKPLFTDQCDMIVCDLPIGIYPNDKVAQTYELYKEDEVYTHHLFIEQAIRHVKAGGYMFFVIPNTLFSEPGADKLRAYITNQAHIQALLQLPSDLFQKGSIQKSIFILQKKGEQVKRPDQTLLAQLPPFSNQNRIIDKLQQINEWIQKEKGG; this is translated from the coding sequence ATGAATCAGATGAATCAAAGCATTGAACTAATCTATAGCATGCTAGATCAATCAAGCAGCTATATGTCGAAGCAGTTTGATAAATCTTATTTAGATGCCCTAATTGACAGTGCTGAACAGCTGTTTCAGCAGGAAATGCTTATAGACATGAATGCGGAGCAGGCTGCAAAGCTTCAAGAGATATATGATAGCTTCAATGAAGAAGCTTATTCGAAGGAAGAAATGCGCAGAGGGTTTCAGTTAGCCGTACTTAAGGGAATGAAGGAAATGTATACATTGCCTGGTGCCGGAGTAACCGCTGACTCTGTTGTGATGTTTGTAGGCTACTTAGCACAGAAATTTTTGTCAGCTGCAAGGGGATCATCATCAGAACAAGATAAGCCTTTAGTTATTTGTGATCCAGCTGTTGGAGCAGCCAATTTATTAACGGGAGTATGTAATGCTCTTGGGATTCCGACAATAGGCATAGGAGCAGAGGTTGACCCTACAATGGTTAGGCTTGCTTATGTGAATACTAACCTACAGCAGCATGAAACGGAGCTTTTTCATCAAGACGGATTAAAGCCATTATTTACAGATCAATGCGACATGATTGTGTGTGACTTACCCATAGGAATCTACCCAAACGACAAAGTTGCTCAAACATACGAGTTATATAAAGAAGATGAGGTTTACACTCATCACCTATTTATCGAACAGGCCATCCGTCACGTTAAAGCTGGAGGATATATGTTTTTTGTTATTCCTAATACACTTTTTTCGGAACCGGGAGCAGACAAGCTAAGAGCGTACATTACGAATCAGGCTCATATTCAAGCTTTGCTTCAATTACCGAGTGATTTATTTCAAAAAGGAAGTATTCAAAAAAGCATTTTTATCCTACAGAAAAAAGGTGAACAGGTAAAGAGGCCCGACCAAACGTTATTAGCTCAATTACCACCCTTCTCCAATCAGAACAGAATCATTGACAAGCTTCAACAGATTAATGAGTGGATACAAAAAGAAAAAGGTGGATGA
- a CDS encoding acetate kinase encodes MSKILVMNCGSSSVKFQVLQMPEENVLAKGVFERIGLDQGHYSIQFNETEKLKEDKNFSNHEEAIQLLGKKLLELKIIESYSEIQAVGHRVVHGGEKFHDAVVITDKVIADIEACTDLAPLHNPANLTGIFECQKLLPNTPAVAVFDTAFHQTMPESSYLYSLPYEYYEKYGIRKYGFHGSSHKYVTQRAAELLQRPIEQLRLISCHIGNGVSIAAVEGGKSIDTSMGFTPLAGVAMGTRSGNIDPALIPFIMDKTGKTANEVVFDILNRKSGMLGVSGISSDLRDIEDAAQEKIGRAETALEIFASRIHKYLGSYTARMYGVDAIIFTAGVGENSSVIREKVLKGLEFMGVYWDPALNKVRGKEAFVNYPHSPVKVIVIPTNEEVMIARDAIRVLANH; translated from the coding sequence ATGAGTAAAATCTTAGTCATGAATTGTGGGAGCTCTTCAGTAAAATTTCAAGTTCTCCAAATGCCTGAAGAGAACGTTTTGGCCAAAGGTGTGTTTGAACGGATTGGTTTAGATCAAGGACATTATAGTATTCAATTTAATGAAACGGAGAAGCTCAAAGAAGATAAGAATTTTTCCAATCACGAAGAGGCTATACAGCTTTTAGGGAAAAAGCTTCTTGAACTAAAAATTATTGAAAGCTATAGCGAAATTCAAGCTGTAGGACATCGTGTTGTGCATGGTGGAGAAAAGTTTCATGATGCAGTGGTCATTACCGATAAAGTGATTGCTGATATTGAAGCCTGTACTGATCTAGCTCCTCTGCACAATCCTGCTAATCTAACTGGAATTTTTGAATGTCAGAAGCTGTTACCTAATACGCCAGCAGTGGCCGTTTTCGATACAGCCTTTCATCAAACAATGCCTGAGTCATCTTACCTATACAGCTTGCCATATGAATACTATGAAAAGTACGGAATTAGAAAATACGGGTTCCATGGAAGCTCACATAAATATGTCACACAGCGTGCGGCAGAGCTTTTACAGCGTCCAATTGAACAGCTTCGTTTAATCAGCTGTCATATCGGAAATGGAGTAAGTATAGCAGCCGTTGAAGGAGGGAAGTCCATTGATACGTCTATGGGCTTCACACCTCTTGCTGGGGTGGCTATGGGAACTCGTTCAGGAAACATCGACCCTGCCTTAATTCCTTTTATTATGGATAAGACGGGTAAAACGGCGAATGAAGTTGTTTTTGATATTTTGAATCGTAAAAGTGGAATGCTAGGTGTCTCAGGAATTTCAAGTGATTTAAGAGATATTGAGGATGCCGCTCAAGAAAAAATAGGTCGTGCTGAAACAGCTTTAGAAATTTTTGCATCTCGTATTCATAAGTATTTAGGAAGCTATACAGCCAGAATGTACGGAGTAGATGCCATTATCTTTACAGCTGGGGTTGGAGAAAACAGCTCAGTGATTCGAGAAAAAGTGTTAAAAGGCTTAGAGTTCATGGGTGTATATTGGGATCCTGCTTTAAATAAGGTAAGAGGTAAAGAAGCCTTTGTTAACTATCCACATTCACCAGTTAAAGTTATTGTAATCCCGACAAATGAAGAAGTAATGATTGCTCGAGATGCTATCAGAGTTCTTGCTAATCATTAA
- a CDS encoding phosphate propanoyltransferase, translated as MNNKIPVGISNRHIHLSSAHLASLFGEGYELQELKPLSQPGQYAAQETVTIVGAKGEIGNVRILGPIRPKTQIEISKTDSFKLGVAPPVRDSGDTAGSPGLKVVGPKGEVELEEGVIIAARHIHFHPSDAKSFGVADGDKVSIRTQGERSVVFENVLCRVHEQYALDCHLDTDEGNAAGLKTGEFIELIK; from the coding sequence ATGAACAATAAAATTCCAGTGGGGATATCTAATCGTCATATTCATCTATCCTCTGCTCATCTAGCTTCTTTATTTGGAGAGGGCTATGAGCTACAGGAGCTTAAGCCGTTATCGCAGCCAGGGCAATATGCTGCACAGGAAACGGTGACTATAGTGGGAGCTAAAGGAGAAATAGGGAATGTTCGTATTCTAGGACCTATCAGGCCGAAAACTCAAATTGAAATTTCTAAGACAGATTCCTTTAAGCTAGGGGTGGCTCCACCTGTACGTGATTCAGGTGATACAGCTGGATCACCAGGACTTAAGGTTGTCGGTCCAAAAGGAGAAGTAGAGCTAGAGGAAGGCGTTATTATTGCAGCCAGACACATTCATTTCCATCCTTCTGATGCCAAAAGCTTTGGAGTTGCTGATGGTGACAAAGTAAGTATCCGCACGCAGGGAGAAAGATCTGTCGTTTTTGAGAATGTGCTTTGCCGTGTCCATGAACAGTATGCTTTAGATTGCCATTTGGATACAGATGAGGGTAACGCAGCTGGGCTAAAGACAGGAGAATTCATTGAATTGATCAAATAA
- a CDS encoding EcsC family protein, which translates to MKNQIVEFIGQGNMSKRLEELDKKFSEWMDLLPSEYQKIAVEAIDQVMFALANFCQQKAAVIETEHKIMVEARLFHEQIEAIEDMQKLSIQQLEFMESKIRSRFSKYALAEGGIAGLGHPLGLLLDFPALLTINLKMVQSIASTYGYSLRYPPEQALALKVLHAASLPKMYEEEAWSWLIAELYDQLDEDFPFYQEDQGTIIQREWLQTLAKQWIKSIGLYGLKKATKQKYSIVGAVLAAGANYQFTTHIGQVASRFYQYRFQASKEEAQTGPIK; encoded by the coding sequence ATGAAGAATCAAATTGTAGAATTTATTGGGCAGGGGAATATGAGCAAACGACTCGAAGAACTGGATAAGAAGTTTTCAGAGTGGATGGACTTACTCCCATCGGAATATCAAAAAATAGCAGTTGAAGCTATCGATCAGGTGATGTTTGCTTTGGCCAATTTCTGTCAGCAAAAGGCCGCAGTAATAGAGACTGAGCATAAAATTATGGTTGAAGCTAGGTTATTTCATGAGCAGATTGAAGCCATCGAGGATATGCAGAAATTATCCATACAGCAATTGGAGTTTATGGAGAGTAAGATTAGAAGCCGTTTTAGCAAATATGCTTTAGCGGAAGGAGGAATTGCCGGTCTAGGCCATCCATTGGGTTTATTGCTTGATTTTCCTGCACTATTAACAATTAATCTAAAAATGGTCCAATCCATAGCAAGTACATACGGGTATTCCCTCCGATATCCACCAGAGCAAGCCCTTGCTTTGAAGGTTCTTCATGCAGCCTCTTTACCAAAGATGTACGAGGAGGAGGCATGGAGCTGGCTTATAGCAGAGCTTTATGATCAACTAGATGAGGATTTTCCTTTCTATCAAGAGGATCAGGGAACCATTATTCAGCGTGAGTGGTTACAGACCTTAGCGAAGCAATGGATAAAATCTATTGGATTGTACGGCTTAAAGAAGGCTACTAAACAGAAGTATTCCATTGTAGGAGCTGTACTAGCTGCAGGAGCAAATTATCAATTTACTACACATATTGGTCAGGTTGCTTCTCGATTTTATCAATATCGTTTTCAGGCTAGTAAGGAAGAAGCCCAAACTGGGCCGATTAAATAA
- a CDS encoding MogA/MoaB family molybdenum cofactor biosynthesis protein, with amino-acid sequence MSVSKHKKEAPSQVKCMVITVSDTRTEETDKSGKLMKELLSEKGHVVSQYEIVPDEPTLIRQAVYTGLEDEEVQVILLNGGTGIAKRDTTVETLQKLLEKEMPGYGEIFRYLSYVEDIGSAAILSRAIAGTVQGKAVFSTPGSSGAVRLAMNRIILPELGHVVRELEKDK; translated from the coding sequence ATGAGTGTTTCTAAACATAAAAAAGAAGCCCCATCACAGGTGAAGTGTATGGTCATTACTGTCTCTGACACACGAACGGAAGAGACGGATAAAAGCGGAAAGCTGATGAAGGAGCTTTTATCTGAGAAAGGGCATGTTGTTTCGCAATACGAAATTGTACCTGATGAGCCAACACTTATACGTCAAGCTGTCTATACAGGACTAGAGGATGAAGAGGTGCAGGTCATTTTACTTAACGGTGGGACAGGAATAGCCAAAAGAGATACAACGGTTGAAACGCTACAGAAGCTATTAGAGAAAGAAATGCCTGGGTATGGGGAGATTTTCCGCTATTTAAGCTATGTGGAGGATATCGGATCGGCAGCCATCTTGAGTAGAGCGATTGCTGGTACGGTTCAAGGAAAGGCTGTTTTTTCTACTCCAGGATCATCTGGAGCTGTTCGCTTAGCCATGAACAGAATTATTTTGCCAGAGTTAGGGCATGTTGTGCGAGAACTTGAAAAAGATAAATAA
- a CDS encoding putative glycoside hydrolase encodes MKRTRYTAISVFLGAFLLLSGCAGGTIDADQGIKDEQILSEQEAEEGTQEQEGSEEENGRNVGEADEEVEEEVIEEEPEGFVSPYEFDYPDAVRGIYVTGHSAGGERFTRLIDLINSTDLNAMVIDIKDDHGYLTFRPEEDSELYGVSQRYIRDIKEVLETLEVHNIYPIARIVVFKDSVIANEKPEWSFLENNSVWKNNRQESFINPFLKEVWDYNIEFAKLAAELGFKEIQFDYVRFPEGFEKRDQQLTYSMGEYSPIPILDEDGETIGEDYVQPRVNAVTDFVAYAKQELAGYPVDVSVDIFGYAATLPEAPGIGQNFLKISSHVDVISSMIYPSHWTSYFGIAKPDLEPYRLVEEYAKVENSKLDELDNPPVSRPWLQDFTASWLGKGNYVKYGVDEVEAQIKALNEAGIWEFLLWNANNNYTPDVNYLPIGPVPADFVEQGTERRAKVDERRFSSSE; translated from the coding sequence ATGAAGAGAACTAGGTATACAGCGATCAGTGTTTTTCTAGGCGCCTTCTTATTGTTAAGCGGATGTGCGGGTGGAACGATTGATGCTGATCAGGGGATCAAGGATGAGCAGATTTTGTCTGAACAGGAAGCTGAGGAAGGTACTCAGGAGCAGGAAGGTTCGGAAGAAGAAAATGGTCGAAATGTAGGAGAAGCGGACGAGGAGGTAGAGGAAGAAGTTATAGAAGAGGAGCCAGAGGGATTTGTTAGTCCCTACGAGTTTGATTATCCGGATGCGGTTCGAGGAATCTATGTGACGGGACATTCGGCTGGCGGAGAAAGATTTACAAGATTGATAGATTTGATTAATAGCACGGACTTAAATGCGATGGTTATTGATATTAAAGATGATCATGGATACTTAACGTTTAGACCGGAAGAGGACTCTGAATTGTACGGTGTTAGTCAAAGATACATTAGAGATATTAAAGAAGTACTTGAAACGCTAGAAGTACATAATATCTATCCTATTGCAAGGATCGTTGTCTTTAAAGATAGTGTGATTGCGAACGAAAAGCCTGAGTGGTCATTTTTAGAAAATAACTCAGTGTGGAAGAACAATCGTCAAGAATCCTTTATTAATCCGTTTTTGAAAGAGGTTTGGGACTATAATATTGAGTTTGCTAAACTAGCCGCAGAGCTAGGCTTCAAAGAGATTCAGTTTGATTATGTGAGATTTCCAGAAGGCTTTGAAAAAAGAGATCAGCAGCTTACGTACAGCATGGGAGAATATTCACCTATTCCCATCCTAGATGAAGACGGTGAGACGATTGGTGAGGATTACGTACAGCCTAGAGTAAATGCTGTAACTGATTTCGTGGCTTATGCCAAGCAGGAGCTTGCTGGCTATCCTGTTGATGTATCTGTTGATATTTTTGGATATGCGGCAACGCTGCCAGAGGCTCCGGGAATTGGACAAAACTTCTTGAAAATAAGCAGCCATGTGGATGTCATTTCCTCCATGATCTATCCGAGTCATTGGACCTCATACTTTGGTATTGCTAAGCCAGATTTAGAGCCTTATCGTTTAGTGGAGGAGTATGCTAAGGTTGAAAATAGCAAGCTAGATGAGCTAGACAATCCTCCAGTATCAAGACCTTGGCTTCAAGACTTTACAGCTTCATGGCTAGGAAAGGGTAATTACGTCAAGTATGGCGTGGATGAGGTAGAGGCCCAAATTAAAGCACTGAATGAAGCAGGAATCTGGGAATTTCTATTGTGGAATGCCAATAATAATTACACGCCCGATGTGAATTATCTACCTATTGGTCCTGTTCCGGCAGACTTTGTTGAGCAAGGTACGGAACGTAGGGCTAAAGTAGATGAGCGCAGGTTTTCTAGCTCCGAATGA
- a CDS encoding adaptor protein MecA — protein MMNHDMYSSQLENRSFTPEHKLSQHKTVYHSSVYKFKDIENVIQLSHRLPQPFFNSKMVQFNKLYYLVVYYPEHRFIRNRDWVESLVLEYGERTPISVHRLEEYGKMIISDNALATIKHFFKQLV, from the coding sequence ATGATGAATCATGACATGTATTCTTCGCAACTGGAAAATCGTTCTTTTACTCCAGAGCATAAACTGTCACAGCACAAAACGGTATATCATTCATCGGTTTATAAATTTAAGGATATTGAAAATGTCATTCAACTATCTCATCGACTACCACAGCCTTTTTTCAACAGTAAGATGGTTCAATTTAATAAGCTTTACTACCTAGTGGTTTATTATCCTGAGCATCGCTTCATTCGGAATAGGGATTGGGTTGAAAGCTTGGTTTTAGAGTACGGTGAAAGAACACCAATTTCGGTTCATCGCTTAGAGGAATATGGCAAGATGATTATTTCAGATAACGCCTTGGCAACGATCAAGCACTTTTTTAAACAGCTTGTCTAA
- a CDS encoding aromatic acid exporter family protein, whose protein sequence is MLKLSHRGNPFRIGFRTIKTAVGVALAISLAQYFQLEFYVSAGIITILCIQATKRSSVRSSLSRFAACLIGIVLSIIFFEGIGYTPLSVGLLLLLFIPLCVLLQLKDGIVTSTVIIFHLYTYQTVDGYIVLNELALITIGIGVALLMNVYIPSVDKQLKQYQKRIETNFKKILEEFAFFLRDGNHLWDGKEITETSDLLKEAQSLAFKKIENHFLRNEDKDYHYLKMREKQFEILMDLMPILSNLDQTLEQGLKLSDFLEELSAGVHRGNTASIYLERLAVLREEIGEMSLPETRKEFETRAHLFYLLNQIERYLKIKNQFKVG, encoded by the coding sequence ATGTTAAAGCTAAGTCATAGGGGTAACCCTTTCCGAATTGGTTTTCGTACGATTAAAACAGCTGTAGGTGTTGCCCTTGCTATCAGCTTAGCTCAGTATTTTCAGCTTGAATTTTACGTTTCGGCGGGTATTATAACGATCCTGTGTATTCAAGCCACAAAACGTAGCTCTGTGCGTAGCTCCTTATCAAGGTTTGCGGCGTGTCTTATAGGAATCGTGCTATCTATTATTTTCTTTGAAGGGATCGGTTATACTCCTTTATCTGTGGGACTCTTATTGCTGCTATTTATTCCTCTCTGTGTCCTGCTCCAATTAAAGGACGGGATAGTAACGAGCACAGTCATTATTTTCCACTTATACACCTATCAGACTGTTGATGGCTATATTGTCCTCAATGAATTAGCTTTAATCACTATAGGAATAGGCGTAGCCTTACTGATGAATGTATATATACCAAGCGTAGATAAACAATTAAAGCAGTATCAAAAGAGAATAGAAACAAATTTCAAGAAAATTTTAGAGGAATTTGCTTTTTTTCTTAGGGACGGGAATCATCTATGGGATGGTAAAGAGATTACGGAAACGTCTGATTTGTTAAAGGAAGCACAGTCCTTGGCGTTCAAGAAGATTGAAAATCATTTTCTACGCAATGAGGATAAGGACTATCATTATTTGAAGATGAGGGAGAAGCAATTTGAAATTTTAATGGACTTAATGCCTATTCTCTCAAATTTAGATCAAACGCTTGAGCAGGGCTTGAAGCTATCTGACTTTTTAGAAGAGCTTAGTGCTGGAGTACACCGAGGGAATACAGCTAGCATTTATTTGGAGAGGCTAGCGGTGCTACGTGAGGAAATTGGAGAGATGAGTCTACCTGAAACTAGAAAGGAATTTGAAACAAGAGCACATCTGTTTTATTTACTCAATCAGATTGAACGTTATTTAAAAATAAAGAATCAATTTAAGGTGGGTTAA